A window of Lates calcarifer isolate ASB-BC8 unplaced genomic scaffold, TLL_Latcal_v3 _unitig_1154_quiver_1681, whole genome shotgun sequence genomic DNA:
AAgatcatccatcatccatcccaCTTTCCACAACGCCTGTTTACAACATAGTGACTTTAATGTGGGGAGGAGGCCAGAACCACAAGCACAAGGCAGGGGCTTTAATATGACAAGGAGAAGCAGCAACAGTAGGACCGGGGTGGGAGAAGTACCAGCAGTGGTAGTGGTAGTAAATGACTGAATGGATTACCACTGAACTCGGTTCagatattcatattttctggATGATGCAGTCTAacgagggggaggaggaggtgtggtgTGTTCGGGTGAAGAGACGTCAGGTCGTCTCACACAGCTTCTATCTGCCTGTCCGTCAAACTCTCTCTACCTTCATCTCACATTCAGACTCAACGTGAACAAGAAGCCGACGACAAACTGAAAAGGCTGAAAGGTCAAAGCGGTTCCTCGtaaatctctttctctttgttcgTGTCAGTTTCTGGTTTTCTGAATCGAaaaggtcaaagaaaaacaCCGTTCACGCTCTTCTCTCCTTCAATCCTGACCATCActacacaatttatttttaaagaaacatccAGAGCAGAGCGGGGTGAAggaatagaggaggaggaagggtgtTCAAAGGCATGAAGAGGGGAtagtggagggatggagagatgtTTATGACAGATGATAGAGGGATGcaaatggagagagaagggaggagcGATGGGAGGatctgatgatgataaatgtaaataaaggcGGTGGAGGAAAGAGTCTCAAGGGACGATGAAAGGATGACTATgggggaaaaacagagggaTGAAGGAGAGATATAATATGTGTAGACAGATGATGAAAGGATGGCTGTAAACACAAAAGGGATGGAAAGGTGGAGGATGCttagagagaagagaagaggggtgGAGGTGtagaaaaaaatgatcaaaaggAGGATGGAAGGttaaagaaaagagagtgaTGAAAGGATGGCTAGAAGATAAATAGGACAattttgaggggaaaaaagatgaaGGGATGACAGAGGGATGTTTAGATGAtggagtgatggagagaaaggaaggaaaagaaagagaaaggactaatggatggatgagaagacagaatgaaaatggAGGGATGTTAAAAGATGAAAAGGGGATGATGTAATAAaaaggaggagtggagggatggagagatgtTCGCAGGGATATAAAATAAAAGGTATAAaggaagatggagggatggtGGAAAGTCTGATGGGATGACGGGATGtttagagagaagaggaggaggggacaaCTGCAAATATAAAAGGATGACGAAGGTATGGAGACATGATGGAGGAATGAAAGATAAAGgatggaaaaagagaaggtGAAAGGCtgaaaggacagacagagggacagaggagagatggaggaatgatggagggatgttcagagagatgaaaaaggATGGAAGGCATGATTTCATGGAAAAAGGAAGATGGAAGATTGACAGGAATGATAGAGGGATGGAAGTATGTTTGGAAGAACGatagaggaggatggagggatagaAAGGGATGGAagggagagatagaaagaaGGGATGGTGGAGGGAAAGTCAGTTAGGACTAGGACAGTTAGACGGACAAAGAAGGgaaaagatgaagaggatgGCAAAGGAGAGGTGGATGATTGATTAGTGGAATGATAGAGGGATGAGTGCAAACACAAAAGGAGGATGGAAACGTGATGGAGGGatgtgaagaaagaaagatggaaaatcAGATGGAGGGACAAAAATGGGGGCAGAAGGGATGATGGAGGAATGGTGTAAAGATGGATGGAGAGTGGGGGATGAAAAAGGAAGATGGGCTGGTTACAAGaaagaaggatggagagaagatggagggatgatggagggatggaaagaGGTAAAAATGAGAACAAATCAGAGGGATGTAAAGAATGATGGAGGGGTGttggaggaaggaaggaaaagaaaatgaatgaatggttctgaggatgatggatggatgtagaagagatggagggatgactgagggatggagggatggaagaaAGTCTACAGTAAATGAGGACAGTAGCAGAGGATGGAGGGGTGTTTGAAGGCACCATAAACGCAGATTGAGGGGATGATGGAGTGATAGaaaggaggatggagggaatTCCCTGTTGCGTgcagcaacagccaatcagctgcgCGGACACACACGGTTTCAACTCACATTATGTTACGTAATATTACATCCCaacctatgtgtgtgtgtgtttttgtgagggGGGTATACCCAGCTGCTGAATTCACACCCACACCAAACACCGCGAGAAAACAGCCTCTGTTTTGTACATAATCCATCCACAAATCtcttttaatttgctttatttCGGGTAAAATCAGCTTTTAGACGTGAAGAAATTCACGTTTTTATACGTTAACATAAAAATTCGTCCACAGCGAAAACGTAAATATTCACAAATTCGATAACGAAGGGGAAAAAAGCTGAATTTAACATAAATTATAACAGTTTTTGCGATATATTTGCCACAGTATCGCTGCTGGAACACAGGACATACAGTGTTTACTTAATGGCTGCTCCGTTTAATATCAATGTAGCGGTTTCCCAGTTGAATTAAACACGTAACAAGTGTTAAAATGATACAAATTAACGTTAAAACAAACGTAAACACACGAACAGGACGGTCTCTTCTTACCTGGGTGGCTTTATGGAACTGCTTCTTCAACCCCGCGACAGACATCACTTCGGTTGcggaaaaaataataaatataggtaaataaaggttttaaaaatctATGTGGGGAACTGGAGGTGAATACGACCGAGTTCGAGCCAAAAAATGGCGGTAAATCCTCTCGTTAACGATCGCCAGACGTAGATATTGTCCGTTTATTTTGGGTCAAAAATTGGTGGTGGAGACAGGAGCCGATGATTTGCTCAGACCAAACCCAGCTGGATCTATTTTcagtctgagagggagagagagagggagggatagagagaggggCGGGGGCAAAGATCGTCTATTAAAAAGATGGTATGTAAACAATCTTAGCTTCGTTTAAAAGTGACTCCAAAGGAAATTATACCTGGCTATATGCCGTGGCCAGACTGTCAGGGTTTGTCACGACCAAACGAGACTGTCCTGTTGAGAAAGAAACGAGCCCCCGGGTCGTCTGTGCAATTACGACTCACAGTTACGTATCGTTATTAAGCTACATCTAGCGGCTGTAGAGCTTATTCCAGGAAGAAAGTAAAGATTTTAAAGGACAATGTGTGCTGGAATTTGAGGCAGAGTTAGACCTCTTTGTTCTTGAATTCAGTTTCTTTCTGTGAGGCAGCTTTAAATTGTACAGTCAGATTTGTCTCcatgtgtcttttttattttcaaaatgaaagaagTGAAAGTTAATATAGAAAAAATCGTTAGAATATTATTCTttgtcttcatcttcttcttctccatcttcttcttcgATATTTTTAACTCCCACAGTGTGTCAACAGACAATAAAAATGGAGGACCAGAGTTTCTGTCTGATAATTGAAGCCTCCATCTGTCAAACATAAACGATCTTCGGCAGGCACGTTTTGTGTGACGTTACTACGCCGCCCTCCACCACCCACGCACGAGCCTCCCCGCGTCCGGAGCACGAGACCACGGCACAGTTGGCTGTATTGCTTTTAGagaatgataataatgataactgTAGTAGATGTTATACTGTTCACCTGTTCATGCGTAAATGCTCGACACGAAAcgtcacagagagaagagacttTGGAGGGAGGAGGTTCAGtgtttcagcaccacggacagctcATTAGAGGGTCTGATGCTACGTTCAAAAACAGCTGGGAAATCGGAGCTTTCCATTGTACACAACATTGTACATTTGAAAGTtggaaactgacagaaacaatGACCAGATCCAGATCTGTTCAGTATAAAGTACATTCATTTACAAGTACAATACATACGTTATATAGTAACACTTATGTTCATTTCTGAACATAAAATGATACAAAGggtacacaaataaaaatgtaattctgaAATACATATAGATAACAGTATTTAAGAACTGTGTGTGGTCTTGTTGTTTAGTCCATCTCCATGATTACGTCGTGGCTTATGTCTCATGCAGGAGGCTGAAGCGCTGcaacatgaagaaaacaaaagcagaaactgtgggaacacaaaaacattcaccatttgatttgaattttcACATATGCAGCTGCTGATCTGGATCAGTGGCATTGGTTCTCACCTCTTCTCTTGTCTCTGCATATGAATACCAGTAAGATGGTGGTCATCAGGTAAGGAATCCCTACGACTACATGACATACCAGCACAGAGATAGACAGTGGGGCTGCAGAAGCATCTGGAACTGCTGGATCTGAAtttgaaacaataaaacaaagagagtgTTGGTTGCAACAGGACGGCAGAAAGCTCAAACACTCATGATTACCACAAGGGTAATATGAGCAACTGCCCCAAGGTTCCAGAGCTCTAGGGGCTTCAGTAGTTCTGGGTTAATGGGCTGTGGTGGTGGttagtggtggaaagcaacacaaATGCTTGAACCCAatgaggttagcatgctaaccagctagccctggctaGGCTGGcctgtcttgtcactttccgACACTGCTACACTGTAGCGTCTAGACTGTCCCGAAGAAGCACCGCTGCTCAGAGGATGCATTATAAACTTTTGTACTTTAAACGCAAAGATGACTCAAGCTCTTGgaaagtgaccatcaccactaCTTGAAACTActtttggcagcagagaaaacttacaaatagtcCCTTTAAAGAACTGctgacatgataaaaaatgaaTCTATGTGCGTcattaagaaaatgaaacaactgTACTGTGTGTCAGCAGATTAAAATTTTGGTCTCACCTATGATagtcagtctgctctctgctgattctccagctccagagatGTGACATTTGTAGAGTCCTTCATCAGACTTGGAGACACTGTGAagagttgtgttttctgtaaaacTGCTCGTGATAAGGAGGCCATCTTTGGAGAAATCAACTTTGAGGTTGGACAAAATCCTTGTTTTACTCCTACAGCGCAGAGTCACAGAGTCTCCCTCTGTCACAGGAAGGGCAGGACTCTCCAGGATCACAGAACCGGCTGAAACAACAAACGAGACTCAGGAGTTTCAGCCATATCTTCATATCGTCATGGTAAATTCAAAACTGCAGCAAGAAACCAATTAGCTTAGCgtagcacaaagactggaaacaggggaaacagctagcctggttctgtccaaaggtgaCCTGACCTTGTTTAAAGTCCATACCTGTAACACTGATGTGTACAGTCTGGCTTCGCTGACCTGAACCAGACTCGCACCAGTAGAGTCCGGTGTCCGAGGGGTACGCTGTGTTGATGGTGCAGGTTGAGCCCTTAAGAATTCCCCAGCTGAATGGGCAGGTCTCAGTTTCTCCGGTGGTTGTGTTCCTTTTCAGCCGACTGCCTCCAGCTGAGACCTCGCAACTCAGAGACACttgttcatatttaaaaaactgagaTCTGCTGGGGGTAATCTGGATAAACACTGGAGGGAAAATATAGAGAAA
This region includes:
- the LOC108886864 gene encoding low affinity immunoglobulin gamma Fc region receptor II-a, with amino-acid sequence MKTLLFYYYYSVCVFHSLASSDPKTEVFIQITPSRSQFFKYEQVSLSCEVSAGGSRLKRNTTTGETETCPFSWGILKGSTCTINTAYPSDTGLYWCESGSGQRSQTVHISVTAGSVILESPALPVTEGDSVTLRCRSKTRILSNLKVDFSKDGLLITSSFTENTTLHSVSKSDEGLYKCHISGAGESAESRLTIIDPAVPDASAAPLSISVLVCHVVVGIPYLMTTILLVFICRDKRRALQPPA